The Sinomicrobium kalidii genome contains a region encoding:
- a CDS encoding SDR family oxidoreductase, with protein MKIAILGCGWLGLPLAKVLMAQGHDVNGSTTSPEKAETLAAAGIQPFVLHIHENGIEGKIKLFLEGVETLVVDIPPKLRGRTPENFVKKIQQLIPALENAAVKNVLFISSTSVYWNDNSTVTEETVPFPETESGKQLLASETLLQATPAFKTTVLRFAGLTGPDRHPVHHLAGKTDLKNPEAPVNLIHLNDCIAVILEIIQQQKWGDVYNAAHPSHPSREAYYSSKAKELGLAPPRFDSSSGTAGKIISSEKLRKVLKYTFKEII; from the coding sequence ATGAAAATAGCTATTCTGGGTTGCGGATGGCTGGGTCTGCCCCTGGCAAAAGTGCTTATGGCACAAGGGCACGATGTAAACGGTTCCACAACATCTCCTGAAAAAGCGGAGACACTTGCTGCTGCGGGGATTCAACCGTTTGTTCTACACATTCACGAAAACGGTATTGAAGGAAAAATAAAGTTGTTCCTTGAAGGAGTGGAAACCCTTGTAGTGGATATCCCCCCTAAATTAAGGGGCAGGACCCCGGAAAATTTTGTAAAGAAGATTCAGCAACTGATCCCCGCCCTGGAAAACGCCGCAGTGAAAAATGTCCTTTTTATCAGCAGCACCTCCGTTTACTGGAACGACAATTCCACAGTCACTGAAGAAACCGTTCCCTTTCCCGAAACGGAAAGCGGGAAACAATTACTGGCCTCCGAAACGCTTCTGCAGGCTACCCCGGCTTTTAAAACCACGGTATTGCGTTTTGCCGGGCTTACAGGGCCCGACAGGCACCCGGTGCATCACCTCGCGGGAAAAACGGACCTGAAAAACCCGGAAGCCCCCGTAAACCTCATCCACCTGAACGATTGCATTGCCGTTATTCTTGAGATCATACAACAACAGAAATGGGGGGATGTGTACAATGCAGCCCATCCTTCCCACCCTTCGAGGGAAGCATATTACAGTTCAAAAGCAAAAGAATTAGGGCTCGCCCCGCCCCGGTTCGATTCGTCTTCCGGTACGGCAGGAAAAATTATTTCCTCCGAAAAACTCCGGAAAGTATTGAAATACACCTTTAAGGAAATTATTTAA
- a CDS encoding alpha/beta fold hydrolase gives MQQLYSKILGQGEPLIILHGFLGMSDNWKTLGNQYAENGFEVHLVDQRNHGRSFHSDAFSYEIMAADLYRYCETHQLRKTDIIGHSMGGKTAMLFATMYPEKVNKLIIADIAPKYYPVHHQTILNGLLSIDFKVTKSRKDADKQLSRYIPELGIRQFLLKNIYWKEKEQLAFRFNLTVLNDNIEEIGKALPQDAVFPEKTLFVKGGNSKYITSQDEDLIKKHFPDSEIAVIENAGHWIQAENPKMFFSITSAFLKC, from the coding sequence ATGCAACAATTATATTCAAAAATACTCGGACAGGGAGAACCTCTTATCATCCTCCACGGATTCCTGGGAATGTCGGACAACTGGAAAACCCTGGGCAACCAGTATGCCGAAAACGGTTTTGAAGTGCATCTCGTAGACCAGCGCAACCACGGCAGGAGTTTTCATTCCGATGCTTTTTCCTATGAGATCATGGCAGCGGACCTGTATCGCTACTGTGAAACACATCAACTTCGTAAAACCGACATTATAGGCCACTCCATGGGAGGAAAGACCGCCATGCTCTTTGCCACAATGTATCCCGAAAAGGTCAACAAGCTCATTATTGCGGATATCGCCCCGAAATACTATCCCGTTCACCATCAAACCATCCTCAACGGACTGCTCTCCATCGACTTCAAGGTGACCAAAAGCCGTAAAGACGCCGACAAACAACTCTCCAGGTATATCCCCGAGCTCGGCATCCGCCAGTTCCTGTTAAAAAACATCTACTGGAAGGAAAAAGAACAGCTCGCTTTCCGTTTTAACCTCACCGTACTCAACGACAATATCGAAGAAATCGGCAAGGCACTTCCCCAGGACGCCGTATTCCCGGAAAAAACCCTTTTTGTAAAAGGAGGAAATTCCAAATACATTACCTCTCAGGATGAGGATCTCATCAAAAAACACTTCCCGGATTCGGAAATAGCGGTTATAGAAAATGCAGGACACTGGATACAGGCCGAAAACCCGAAAATGTTCTTTTCGATCACTTCGGCATTCCTGAAATGTTAA
- a CDS encoding OmpP1/FadL family transporter, with protein MKKTYILMAAVLITTLSYAGGYRVALQGQKQLAMGHTGVAVINSAESVFFNPGGLSFLEKKITISAGVSPVFANISFQNSQFGWSTEADNPVATPFNIYAAYKINDWMSAGIGVYTPYGSGVEYPQNWEGSHLVNKIELASIYIQPTFSFKITDKLSIGGGPIFAIGNVNFNRNIDRSTTNVAGERANVTIDDSGVTAWGYSLGLAFRPTDKLTLGLTYKSEMKMKAKDGEAEFRNIPGTAPGNYENVTFNATLPLPAELAVGASYMINNKWLVAFDYNRVYWDAYESLDVYFSNGTASHNPRNYKNASVYRFGLQYIASERFTLRGGYYYDESPVQTGYFAPETPRNDSNNFTGGLTFNISERFAIDAAFLFIHFDEVDASYDHYQENGQNVPFGGTYKNNAFVPSLGVSYGF; from the coding sequence ATGAAAAAGACCTACATTTTAATGGCTGCGGTACTCATAACCACCTTGTCTTATGCCGGTGGATACCGCGTTGCCTTACAGGGCCAGAAGCAGCTTGCCATGGGACACACCGGAGTGGCTGTGATCAACAGTGCGGAGTCGGTGTTCTTTAATCCCGGCGGCCTGTCGTTCCTGGAGAAAAAGATCACCATCAGTGCCGGAGTAAGCCCGGTTTTTGCCAATATCAGCTTTCAGAACAGTCAGTTCGGCTGGAGTACGGAAGCAGACAATCCGGTGGCAACTCCCTTCAATATATATGCCGCATATAAGATCAACGACTGGATGAGTGCCGGTATCGGGGTGTATACACCTTACGGCAGCGGTGTGGAATACCCCCAGAACTGGGAGGGATCGCACCTTGTTAACAAGATAGAACTGGCCTCTATTTATATCCAGCCTACCTTTTCCTTTAAAATAACCGACAAATTAAGTATAGGGGGCGGACCGATATTCGCCATAGGTAATGTCAATTTCAACCGGAACATAGACCGTTCCACAACCAATGTGGCCGGTGAAAGGGCTAATGTTACCATAGACGACAGCGGTGTTACGGCCTGGGGGTATTCCCTCGGACTGGCATTCCGCCCCACAGACAAGCTCACCCTGGGACTCACCTATAAATCCGAAATGAAAATGAAGGCCAAAGACGGGGAAGCCGAGTTCCGGAACATTCCCGGCACGGCCCCGGGCAATTACGAGAATGTCACTTTCAACGCCACGCTGCCCCTCCCCGCCGAGCTTGCTGTCGGGGCGTCCTACATGATCAACAACAAATGGCTCGTGGCATTTGATTACAACAGGGTATACTGGGATGCTTACGAATCACTGGACGTATACTTCAGTAACGGCACGGCCTCACACAATCCGAGGAATTATAAGAACGCCTCTGTCTATCGGTTCGGGTTACAGTACATCGCCAGTGAACGGTTTACACTGCGCGGCGGTTATTACTATGACGAATCTCCCGTACAGACCGGTTATTTTGCCCCCGAAACACCGCGTAACGACTCCAATAACTTTACGGGCGGACTCACATTCAACATCTCCGAAAGGTTTGCCATTGATGCGGCCTTCCTCTTTATCCATTTTGATGAAGTGGACGCTTCTTATGATCACTACCAGGAAAACGGGCAAAACGTGCCTTTTGGCGGCACCTATAAGAACAATGCTTTTGTCCCCAGCCTCGGGGTTTCGTATGGCTTTTAA
- a CDS encoding G-D-S-L family lipolytic protein, which produces MKKNIKLLALLALGLAACQPEFDKAVDESGFYTSGDADLTNYVALGNSLTAGFADGALYIQGQENSYPNIMAQQFSHAGGGEFTQPLMNDNFGGLLAGGTKIADTRRILEFDAEGNPSPVNLDEEPTTDITNAVEGPVNNMGVPGAKIYHLVAEGYGDISGVGDTANPYFVRFASSAGTSVIADAVAQSPTFFTLWIGNNDILSYATSGGVGVDQTGNINPATYGSNDITDPNVFASIYSDLLSALTENGAGGAVANIPDITSIPYFTTVPYAPVPMDAATAAQVNSGYEDYNNAMLLYAGAGLITQEEAQKRQISFQEGQNPVVIVDEDLTALPNPQGGELPKIRQTTQEDLIVLLASSFIGTTVGGDDSQVNGVSVPLEDRWVLTPEEQLLATNAQTSYNATIEALASQYELAFIDAKSMLAQAAETGIPYDGGMLTSTYATGGAFSLDGVHPTAKGYALVANAFIAAINETYSATIPEVNPGTYPDVFVK; this is translated from the coding sequence ATGAAAAAAAATATAAAACTATTAGCGCTTTTAGCATTGGGACTGGCGGCCTGCCAACCGGAATTTGACAAGGCCGTCGACGAATCGGGCTTTTACACTTCCGGGGATGCTGATCTTACGAATTATGTAGCCCTCGGAAACTCCCTTACCGCCGGGTTTGCCGACGGTGCCCTCTACATACAGGGCCAGGAAAACTCTTATCCGAACATCATGGCACAGCAGTTTTCCCATGCCGGTGGCGGTGAGTTTACCCAGCCGCTTATGAACGACAACTTCGGGGGGCTGCTCGCCGGCGGCACTAAAATAGCTGACACAAGAAGAATCCTCGAATTCGATGCCGAAGGCAATCCTTCCCCCGTAAATCTCGACGAAGAACCCACTACAGATATTACCAATGCCGTGGAAGGTCCTGTTAACAATATGGGCGTGCCCGGCGCAAAAATCTATCACCTTGTGGCTGAAGGCTACGGGGATATTTCAGGAGTGGGTGATACGGCAAACCCCTATTTTGTACGTTTCGCCTCATCTGCCGGCACATCGGTCATAGCCGATGCCGTAGCGCAGAGCCCCACTTTTTTTACACTCTGGATAGGTAATAACGATATTCTCAGTTATGCCACCTCCGGCGGCGTAGGTGTTGATCAGACCGGAAACATCAATCCCGCTACCTATGGAAGTAACGATATCACAGACCCTAATGTTTTTGCTTCCATATACAGTGATTTACTGAGTGCACTTACCGAAAACGGGGCCGGAGGGGCTGTGGCCAATATCCCGGATATCACCTCCATCCCCTATTTCACAACCGTCCCTTACGCCCCGGTTCCTATGGATGCTGCTACTGCAGCACAGGTAAATTCCGGATATGAAGATTACAATAATGCCATGTTGCTGTATGCCGGAGCCGGGTTAATCACTCAGGAAGAAGCCCAGAAAAGACAGATCAGTTTTCAGGAGGGCCAGAATCCTGTAGTTATTGTCGATGAGGATCTCACCGCACTCCCCAATCCGCAGGGCGGTGAACTTCCCAAAATAAGGCAAACCACACAGGAAGACCTTATTGTGCTCCTCGCCTCTTCCTTTATAGGAACTACCGTTGGTGGTGACGATTCACAGGTCAACGGGGTTTCCGTACCCCTTGAAGATCGATGGGTGCTGACCCCCGAAGAACAACTACTGGCAACCAATGCCCAGACCAGCTATAATGCCACCATAGAAGCACTGGCCTCACAATATGAACTGGCATTTATTGATGCCAAAAGTATGCTGGCGCAGGCCGCCGAGACCGGTATTCCTTATGACGGCGGTATGCTCACTTCTACCTACGCTACGGGCGGGGCGTTCTCCCTTGACGGGGTACACCCGACGGCCAAAGGCTATGCCCTCGTGGCCAATGCCTTTATAGCGGCCATAAACGAAACCTACAGCGCCACCATACCCGAAGTTAACCCGGGGACCTATCCGGATGTATTCGTAAAATAA
- a CDS encoding M15 family metallopeptidase, with product MKKIIVPLVIVIFFTACKEKPEKRTAPAESVKEATETIRDTVTEKPEKEAGPALLSLDGVEDTAFVRLRDYSRDFVYDMKYATEDNFLKTKVYDCAECYVRAQTAKALIAANRDLMEQGYRIKFFDCYRPHDVQKKMWEIVPNPQYVANPAKGSIHNKGGAVDITLVDTDGNALDMGTGFDFFGKEAHHDYTGLPDEVLANRRLLKETMEKHGFWSIRTEWWHYNLTSASNGKVANFRWECE from the coding sequence ATGAAAAAAATTATAGTACCCCTGGTCATTGTCATTTTTTTTACGGCCTGTAAGGAAAAACCGGAGAAACGTACTGCTCCTGCGGAATCCGTAAAGGAAGCTACCGAAACAATAAGAGATACCGTAACGGAAAAGCCTGAAAAAGAGGCCGGGCCTGCCCTGTTGTCGCTGGACGGTGTTGAAGACACTGCTTTTGTACGGCTCCGCGATTACAGCCGGGATTTTGTTTACGATATGAAATACGCCACGGAGGACAATTTTTTAAAGACAAAGGTCTATGACTGTGCGGAATGTTATGTGAGGGCACAGACGGCAAAAGCCCTGATAGCAGCTAACCGGGATTTGATGGAGCAGGGCTACAGGATCAAGTTTTTTGACTGTTACCGCCCGCACGATGTACAGAAGAAGATGTGGGAGATCGTTCCGAACCCGCAGTATGTGGCCAACCCGGCCAAAGGGTCTATTCACAACAAGGGGGGAGCGGTTGATATTACCCTTGTGGATACGGACGGGAATGCACTGGACATGGGTACAGGTTTTGATTTTTTCGGAAAAGAAGCCCATCACGATTATACCGGCCTTCCTGATGAAGTGCTGGCCAACAGGAGATTACTGAAAGAAACGATGGAAAAACACGGTTTCTGGTCGATCAGGACGGAATGGTGGCATTATAACCTGACGAGTGCGTCTAATGGCAAAGTGGCCAATTTCCGGTGGGAGTGTGAGTAA
- the udk gene encoding uridine kinase — protein MLIIGIAGGTGCGKTTVVNQIIDQLPENEVGVISQDSYYKDTSHLSYEERTKINFDHPRAIDFDLLVSHLKTLRKGEPIHQPVYSFVKHNRTKDTILTHPRKVMIVEGILILTPPEIREMFDIKIFVHADSDERLIRRLKRDINERGRDLDEVLARYQTTLKPMHQQFIEPAKEHADIIIPNNKYNTVAVDIVRTIINEKLA, from the coding sequence ATGCTAATTATAGGAATCGCCGGGGGGACGGGTTGCGGCAAAACCACCGTTGTAAACCAGATTATTGATCAGCTGCCGGAAAACGAAGTAGGGGTTATTTCACAGGACTCCTATTACAAGGACACCTCCCACCTGTCTTATGAAGAACGTACAAAAATAAACTTTGACCATCCCAGGGCCATCGATTTCGATCTCCTGGTAAGTCACCTTAAAACCCTGAGGAAGGGAGAGCCGATACATCAGCCCGTATACTCGTTCGTAAAACACAACCGTACGAAAGATACCATCCTCACCCACCCCAGGAAAGTAATGATCGTAGAAGGCATCCTTATCCTGACACCCCCGGAAATAAGGGAAATGTTCGATATCAAAATATTTGTTCACGCCGATTCCGACGAACGCCTTATCCGCAGGCTCAAAAGGGACATCAACGAAAGGGGCAGGGACCTCGATGAAGTACTCGCGCGATACCAGACCACGTTAAAGCCCATGCACCAGCAATTTATAGAACCCGCTAAAGAACATGCAGATATTATAATACCGAACAATAAATACAATACCGTGGCAGTTGATATAGTGAGAACTATTATCAATGAAAAACTGGCATAG
- a CDS encoding FtsB family cell division protein yields the protein MNFIKKIRQNRWFSFFSNIYVIVLTVFAVWMIFFDTNSLLTHMELEKEIDKLQKQKEYLQKEIEKDKDVIRNLKDDNNIEKFAREEYYFKKDNEEIYIIEHQDSLKKNRKKTE from the coding sequence ATGAACTTTATAAAGAAAATAAGACAGAACAGGTGGTTTTCTTTTTTCAGCAATATATATGTAATAGTCCTTACGGTATTTGCGGTATGGATGATATTTTTCGATACCAATTCCCTGCTTACCCATATGGAGCTCGAAAAGGAGATCGACAAATTGCAGAAACAAAAGGAATACCTGCAAAAGGAAATAGAAAAAGACAAGGATGTCATCCGCAACCTGAAAGATGACAATAATATAGAAAAGTTTGCCCGCGAAGAATACTATTTTAAAAAGGACAACGAAGAAATATACATTATCGAACACCAGGACAGTTTAAAAAAGAACAGGAAAAAAACTGAATGA
- a CDS encoding methylmalonyl-CoA mutase subunit beta, with amino-acid sequence MNKPLFDEFPGVSAKMWKQKIQFDLKGGNYNSLIWNTPGGIDVKPFYHADTVIPSPPVPQNTPWKITQHIFVADEGRTNKKIKNILNRGAESIWLTLPSENTDLSGLLKGIDLSSVPLYFDPLFLSPGFVKKLYNRIPASENTEIRIHTDIIGNLACNGNWFYKLKKDHELLGEICSLSGNFNGVITVDASRYQNAGATIVQQLAYAIAHANEYLNFLDGEGLQNLKKQKIVFKTAIGANYFFEIAKLRALRILWKTLASEYGALPECHILAQPTRRNKTLYDYNVNMLRTTTESMSAILGGADAVCNLPYDAIYHKDNEFAERMARNQLLILKNESYFDKTNNPADGTYYIEDITVRLAEKALDIFKQIEAGGGFLKQLKDHTIQKKIKESARAEQQEFDEGREVLVGTNKYTNPEDRMKNDLQLYPFVKTNTRKTLIEPIIERRLSEQTEQNRLKKETP; translated from the coding sequence ATGAACAAACCACTATTTGATGAATTCCCAGGGGTTTCCGCAAAAATGTGGAAACAGAAAATCCAGTTCGACCTGAAAGGCGGTAACTACAATTCCCTGATATGGAATACACCCGGGGGAATAGACGTAAAACCCTTTTACCATGCCGATACGGTCATTCCTTCTCCGCCCGTACCCCAAAACACACCCTGGAAAATAACCCAGCATATTTTCGTTGCCGACGAAGGCAGGACCAATAAAAAAATAAAGAACATCCTTAATCGTGGAGCAGAAAGCATCTGGTTGACCCTGCCGTCGGAAAATACAGACCTTTCCGGATTGCTCAAAGGTATTGACCTCTCTTCCGTACCGCTGTACTTCGATCCCCTTTTCCTGTCCCCGGGTTTTGTAAAAAAACTCTACAACCGTATTCCCGCTTCGGAAAATACGGAAATTCGTATCCACACAGATATTATCGGGAACCTGGCCTGCAACGGCAACTGGTTTTACAAGCTGAAAAAAGACCATGAATTACTTGGGGAGATCTGTTCCCTTTCCGGAAATTTCAACGGTGTGATCACCGTGGACGCTTCCCGCTATCAAAATGCAGGAGCAACGATTGTCCAGCAACTGGCCTACGCCATAGCGCACGCCAACGAATATCTGAATTTCCTGGACGGTGAGGGATTGCAAAACCTGAAAAAACAAAAAATTGTATTTAAAACCGCCATCGGCGCCAATTACTTCTTTGAAATAGCCAAACTCCGTGCCCTCCGCATACTGTGGAAGACCCTGGCCTCAGAATACGGTGCACTTCCCGAATGTCATATCCTCGCACAGCCCACCAGGCGCAACAAAACCCTCTACGACTATAATGTGAACATGTTGCGCACCACCACCGAAAGTATGAGTGCCATACTGGGCGGTGCCGATGCTGTATGCAACCTTCCCTACGATGCCATATACCACAAAGACAACGAATTTGCCGAACGTATGGCCAGAAATCAATTGCTCATACTGAAAAACGAAAGTTATTTCGACAAAACGAACAATCCGGCCGACGGCACTTACTACATAGAAGATATCACTGTACGGCTGGCCGAAAAAGCCCTGGACATCTTTAAACAGATTGAAGCCGGCGGGGGCTTCCTGAAACAATTGAAAGACCATACCATCCAGAAAAAGATAAAAGAAAGCGCCCGGGCAGAACAACAGGAATTTGACGAAGGCCGTGAAGTCCTGGTAGGCACCAACAAGTACACCAACCCGGAAGACCGGATGAAAAACGACCTGCAACTGTACCCTTTCGTCAAAACCAACACCCGGAAAACCCTTATAGAACCCATAATCGAAAGAAGATTATCCGAACAAACAGAACAAAACCGCCTAAAAAAAGAAACCCCGTAG
- a CDS encoding transposase: protein MKRFNGKYRFNSNRMPRWDYSGKGTYFITLVVQGRRCIFGHIENGEVVKNRWGEIAYREWYKSFKIRKELTLDSFVLMPNHIHAVVTIDPILVVETHGRASQTRKRGRASQSGNNNLTSKGNNSFYRRPRSLSTFIAGYKSSVTIQLNNWIDRNISPALFPELEKFSKSHRLWQPNYHDRVIRDPYEYSRILKYIENNPKKWEEDQLHNNHHLSI, encoded by the coding sequence ATGAAAAGGTTCAACGGCAAATACCGTTTCAATTCAAACCGCATGCCCCGTTGGGATTACAGCGGCAAAGGCACCTATTTCATTACGTTGGTCGTTCAGGGCAGGCGTTGTATATTCGGGCATATTGAAAACGGGGAAGTCGTAAAAAACCGCTGGGGAGAAATCGCGTACAGGGAATGGTACAAATCGTTCAAAATCCGAAAAGAATTGACCCTGGATTCATTCGTCCTGATGCCCAACCACATCCACGCGGTCGTAACCATTGACCCTATCCTGGTAGTAGAGACGCACGGCCGTGCGTCTCAAACGAGGAAAAGGGGTCGTGCGTCTCAATCGGGAAATAACAATCTAACCTCAAAAGGTAACAATTCATTTTACCGCAGGCCAAGATCATTATCCACATTTATAGCAGGATACAAATCGTCAGTAACCATCCAATTAAACAATTGGATCGACAGAAATATAAGTCCCGCCCTGTTCCCCGAACTGGAAAAATTCAGCAAATCCCACCGGTTATGGCAACCCAATTATCACGACCGGGTAATACGCGACCCATATGAATACAGTCGTATTTTAAAGTATATTGAGAATAACCCAAAGAAATGGGAAGAAGACCAGTTACACAATAACCACCATTTATCCATATGA
- the scpA gene encoding methylmalonyl-CoA mutase, with translation MKRKNLQNIKISYPGRDARPCVSNEKEDKYVFAEGIKIKPVFTEEDIEKAEHLNFAAGIPPYLRGPYSTMYVTRPWTIRQYAGFSTAEESNAFYRRNLAAGQKGLSVAFDLATHRGYDSDHERVVGDVGKAGVAIDSVEDMKILFDQIPLDKMSVSMTMNGAVLPVMAFYIVAAEEQGVSPEQLSGTIQNDILKEFMVRNTYIYPPAPSMKIIADIFEYTSKNMPRFNSISISGYHMQEAGATADIELAYTLADGLEYIKTGLKAGMNIDKFAPRLSFFWAIGMNHFMEIAKMRAGRMLWARLVKQFGPENEKSLSLRTHCQTSGWSLTEQDPFNNVARTCIEAAAAAFGGTQSLHTNALDEAIALPTDFSARIARNTQLFLQEETGITKTVDPWAGSYYVEYLTHEIAHKAWKLIQEVEELGGMTKAIEAGIPKMRIEEAAARKQARIDSGQDVIVGVNKYRLEKEDPLQILEVDNQTVRKQQIERLKALKSGRDAGKAEDALQKLTEGARTGEGNLLALAVEAARHRATLGEISDALSTVFGRHKAKIQSFTGVYSKEIKNDESFEKARQLADRFAEEEGRRPRIMIAKMGQDGHDRGAKVVATGYADVGFDVDIGPLFQTPKEAAKQAVENDVHILGVSSLAAGHKTLVPQVIEALREYGREDILVIVGGVIPSQDYDFLFEAGAVAVFGPGTKISDAAIQMLEILLEISG, from the coding sequence ATGAAACGGAAAAACCTGCAAAATATAAAAATATCCTATCCTGGTAGAGACGCACGGCCGTGTGTCTCAAACGAGAAGGAAGATAAATACGTTTTCGCCGAAGGCATCAAAATAAAACCCGTTTTTACCGAAGAAGATATCGAAAAGGCCGAACACCTGAATTTCGCCGCAGGCATTCCTCCTTACCTTCGGGGGCCGTACAGCACCATGTACGTTACGCGCCCCTGGACCATCCGGCAATACGCCGGTTTTTCAACGGCCGAGGAAAGCAACGCTTTTTACCGCCGTAACCTCGCCGCGGGACAGAAAGGGCTTTCCGTGGCCTTCGACCTGGCCACACATCGGGGCTATGACAGCGACCACGAACGCGTTGTCGGCGATGTGGGCAAAGCCGGGGTGGCCATCGATTCTGTTGAAGACATGAAAATACTCTTCGACCAGATCCCGCTGGACAAAATGTCCGTATCCATGACCATGAACGGGGCCGTACTGCCCGTTATGGCCTTTTATATCGTAGCTGCGGAAGAACAGGGAGTTTCACCCGAACAGTTGTCCGGCACCATACAAAACGATATCCTCAAGGAGTTCATGGTGCGGAACACCTACATCTACCCGCCTGCCCCTTCCATGAAGATCATTGCGGATATCTTTGAATACACCAGCAAGAACATGCCCCGGTTCAACAGTATCAGTATTTCGGGGTACCATATGCAGGAAGCCGGCGCAACGGCAGATATTGAACTGGCCTATACCCTGGCCGACGGACTGGAATACATAAAAACGGGGCTGAAAGCAGGCATGAACATCGACAAATTTGCCCCGCGCCTTTCCTTTTTCTGGGCCATAGGCATGAACCACTTTATGGAAATCGCCAAAATGCGGGCGGGACGGATGCTGTGGGCCCGACTTGTAAAACAATTCGGCCCTGAAAATGAAAAGTCGCTTTCCCTCCGCACCCATTGCCAGACCAGCGGATGGAGCCTTACGGAGCAGGATCCGTTCAACAACGTAGCACGCACATGCATAGAAGCCGCAGCGGCAGCATTCGGAGGCACGCAATCGTTACACACCAATGCACTGGATGAGGCCATCGCCCTGCCTACCGATTTTTCGGCGAGAATTGCCCGTAACACCCAGTTGTTCCTCCAGGAAGAGACCGGGATCACCAAAACCGTCGATCCCTGGGCCGGAAGCTACTATGTGGAATACCTGACCCATGAGATCGCGCATAAAGCATGGAAACTCATACAGGAAGTGGAAGAACTGGGTGGAATGACCAAAGCCATAGAAGCCGGAATCCCCAAAATGCGGATCGAAGAAGCAGCCGCACGGAAGCAGGCCCGTATAGACAGCGGACAGGACGTCATCGTCGGGGTAAACAAATACAGGCTGGAAAAAGAAGATCCGCTGCAAATCCTGGAGGTGGATAACCAAACCGTAAGAAAGCAGCAGATCGAACGCCTGAAAGCACTCAAATCCGGGAGGGATGCCGGAAAAGCGGAAGATGCTCTGCAAAAACTTACCGAAGGCGCACGTACGGGTGAAGGAAATTTATTAGCTTTAGCAGTCGAAGCCGCAAGACACCGGGCTACACTTGGTGAAATAAGTGATGCCCTCAGCACTGTCTTCGGAAGGCATAAAGCAAAAATCCAATCCTTTACCGGCGTGTATTCCAAAGAGATCAAAAACGACGAAAGTTTTGAAAAGGCCAGGCAGCTGGCCGACAGGTTTGCCGAAGAGGAAGGCCGCAGACCCCGGATCATGATCGCCAAAATGGGCCAGGACGGCCATGACCGCGGTGCCAAGGTAGTGGCCACCGGTTATGCCGATGTAGGTTTTGACGTAGATATAGGCCCGCTGTTCCAGACTCCGAAGGAAGCTGCCAAACAGGCGGTGGAGAACGATGTACATATCCTCGGGGTTTCCTCCCTCGCCGCCGGTCATAAGACCCTTGTTCCCCAGGTTATCGAAGCCTTAAGGGAATACGGCAGGGAAGACATTCTGGTCATTGTAGGTGGTGTTATCCCGTCACAGGACTATGATTTTCTTTTTGAAGCCGGGGCGGTTGCCGTTTTCGGGCCGGGTACAAAAATCAGTGATGCTGCCATACAAATGCTGGAAATATTACTGGAAATAAGCGGGTGA